From Pristiophorus japonicus isolate sPriJap1 unplaced genomic scaffold, sPriJap1.hap1 HAP1_SCAFFOLD_534, whole genome shotgun sequence, the proteins below share one genomic window:
- the LOC139254091 gene encoding zinc finger protein 229-like: MGEASTHRPTMESHKDTRTMEKPWKCGDCGKVFRSPSTLEIHRRSHTGERPFTCSECGKGFTGSSQLVAHRRVHSGERPFTCSECGKGFTQSSHLRIHQRVHTGERPFTCSECGKGFTCSSQLLKHQRVHTGERPFTCSECGKGFTCSSHLLTHQRVHTGERPFMCSECGMGFVTSSTLLIHQRVHTGERPFTCSECGKGFTRSSDLLKHQRVHTGERPFTCSECGKGFTQSSNRLTHQRVHTGERSFTCSECGKRFTRSSTLLTHQRVHTGERPFTCSECGKGFTCSSNLVKHQRVHTGERPFTCSECGKRFTRSSHLLTHQRVHTGERSFTCSECGKRFTRSSTLLTHQRVHTGERPFTCSECGKGFTCSSNLVKHQRVHTGERPFTCSECGKRFTRSSHLLRHQRVHK, translated from the coding sequence AtgggcgaggcttcaacccatcgtccaaccatggagagtcacaaggatacccgcaccatggagaaaccgtggaaatgtggtgactgtgggaaggtattcagatcaccttcgacgctggaaattcatcgacgcagtcacactggggagaggccgttcacctgctccgagtgtgggaagggattcactgggtcatcccaacttgtagctcaccggcgagttcactccggggagagaccgttcacctgctctgagtgtgggaagggatttactcagtcatcccacctgcggatacaccagcgagttcacactggggagaggccattcacctgctctgagtgtgggaagggattcacttgttcatcccaactgctgaaacaccagcgagttcacactggggagaggccattcacctgctctgagtgtgggaagggattcacttgttcatcccacctgctgacacaccagcgagttcacactggggagaggccgttcatgtgctcagagtgtgggatgggattcgttACTTCATCCacactgctgatacaccagcgagttcacaccggggagaggccattcacctgctctgagtgtgggaagggattcactcggtcatctgacctcctgaaacaccagcgagttcacactggggagaggccgttcacctgctctgagtgtgggaagggatttactcagtcatccaaccggctgacacaccagcgagttcacactggagagaggtcattcacctgctctgagtgtgggaagcgattcactcggtcatccaccctgctgacacaccagcgagttcacactggggagaggccattcacctgctctgagtgtgggaagggattcacttgttcatccaacctggtgaaacaccagcgagttcacactggggagaggccattcacctgctctgagtgtgggaagcgattcactcggtcatcccacctgctgacacaccagcgagttcacactggagagaggtcattcacctgctctgagtgtgggaagcgattcactcggtcatccaccctgctgacacaccagcgagttcacactggggagaggccattcacctgctctgagtgtgggaagggattcacttgttcatccaacctggtgaaacaccagcgagttcacactggggagaggccattcacctgctctgagtgtgggaagcgattcactcggtcatcccacctgctgagacaccagcgagttcacaagtga